The following proteins come from a genomic window of Posidoniimonas corsicana:
- a CDS encoding phage terminase small subunit P27 family encodes MQGTARKDRHGGGVKAPRTVATLSPPRCLKLTAAEKAVFREVVELLDSVPGLLADVDAFVLGLLCEKVAERNELRKILKKEGRTCESKNGAPYQHPAVGQLNGAEKMILDIARDYGMNPVARDRLDVAAKTSTVETGNRFEQYLAAAMNC; translated from the coding sequence ATGCAAGGGACGGCGAGGAAGGACCGCCACGGGGGCGGCGTGAAGGCGCCGCGGACCGTGGCGACGCTCTCGCCTCCCCGCTGCCTGAAGCTGACGGCCGCGGAGAAGGCGGTGTTCCGGGAGGTCGTCGAGCTGCTCGACTCGGTCCCGGGCCTGCTCGCCGACGTCGACGCGTTCGTTCTCGGCCTGCTCTGCGAGAAGGTCGCCGAGCGCAACGAGTTGCGGAAGATCCTCAAGAAGGAGGGCCGGACCTGCGAGAGCAAGAACGGCGCGCCCTACCAGCATCCGGCGGTAGGGCAACTGAACGGGGCGGAGAAGATGATCCTCGACATCGCCCGCGACTACGGGATGAACCCGGTCGCGCGGGACCGCCTGGACGTCGCGGCCAAGACCTCGACGGTCGAGACGGGGAACCGATTCGAGCAGTACCTCGCGGCGGCGATGAATTGCTAG
- the cas7g gene encoding type I-G CRISPR-associated RAMP protein Csb1/Cas7g, producing the protein MGDFGLQQLREAVAGRAAAFRTKVELQPAGGPGTKVFPPTYAGAVYAVEKRRLPDKVEPITCVLLDSVQSQANRMEEALQTAVDEGRIRLPVIEVDFSDRFSRDGDPTDEQPLLDPIGKVTSLQVPHRIADAILRDSVVTEEDKQFRHKDLKKESSYGQRLRRVSAQDATVLFELCPTALLFGMWDSTGPKGGLGAKFERAMVSEIVGLNAVFGVKTSSRLDPLSIKAGATIYHRNADGGLDWTSDTDDPAVVKDKKGNPVPYNRSGNSEGTPGNPSKANHSNVTPSFGKFTKGAEGLNPLTDTDARQGQIAPGGVTIDCAEQSIVLSLPALRRLKFPVNGDCMPERDAAARTVLAALGLCAAALADESGLDLRSRCLLWPTQESLSWELLQRGKAEAVSLTADEAVELFNQSVEAAKNEGLPWRDDPLVLQPSEQLVQLVANSQRLTVDEGSEAE; encoded by the coding sequence ATGGGCGACTTCGGATTGCAGCAGTTACGCGAAGCCGTCGCCGGTCGGGCCGCGGCATTCCGGACGAAGGTCGAGCTGCAGCCGGCCGGAGGGCCGGGAACCAAGGTTTTTCCGCCTACCTATGCGGGCGCCGTCTACGCGGTCGAGAAGAGACGGCTTCCCGACAAAGTTGAGCCGATCACCTGCGTCTTGCTTGACAGCGTTCAGAGCCAAGCAAACCGGATGGAGGAGGCCCTCCAGACGGCTGTAGATGAGGGGCGAATCCGCCTGCCGGTGATCGAGGTCGATTTCTCCGATCGGTTCTCCAGGGATGGCGACCCCACCGACGAGCAGCCGCTTCTCGACCCGATCGGGAAGGTGACCTCGCTTCAGGTGCCGCACCGGATCGCCGACGCGATCTTGCGTGACAGCGTGGTCACCGAAGAAGACAAGCAGTTCCGCCACAAGGACCTCAAGAAAGAGTCGTCTTACGGTCAGCGGCTGCGGCGTGTCTCCGCCCAAGACGCGACCGTGCTGTTCGAGCTCTGCCCGACGGCATTACTCTTCGGCATGTGGGACTCGACTGGACCGAAAGGGGGCCTTGGGGCCAAGTTCGAGCGGGCGATGGTCAGCGAGATCGTCGGCCTCAACGCCGTGTTCGGAGTGAAGACGAGCAGCCGTCTCGATCCATTGTCGATTAAGGCTGGGGCAACGATCTACCACCGAAATGCGGACGGTGGATTGGACTGGACGTCCGACACTGACGACCCGGCGGTAGTGAAAGACAAAAAGGGTAATCCTGTTCCGTACAATCGAAGCGGCAACAGCGAAGGCACTCCAGGCAATCCATCAAAAGCGAATCACAGTAACGTCACGCCATCTTTCGGAAAGTTTACGAAGGGTGCCGAAGGTTTGAACCCACTCACGGATACCGACGCACGGCAAGGGCAGATTGCTCCGGGTGGCGTCACGATTGACTGCGCAGAGCAATCTATCGTCCTCTCACTCCCCGCATTGCGCCGCCTGAAGTTTCCGGTGAATGGCGACTGCATGCCGGAACGCGACGCGGCAGCGCGGACCGTGCTTGCGGCGCTCGGACTCTGTGCGGCGGCGCTGGCCGACGAGTCGGGGCTCGACCTACGGAGCCGCTGCCTGCTATGGCCAACGCAAGAGTCCCTCTCGTGGGAACTGCTCCAACGAGGCAAGGCCGAGGCGGTTTCGCTCACGGCGGACGAGGCGGTCGAGTTGTTCAACCAGTCGGTTGAAGCCGCCAAGAACGAGGGCCTCCCGTGGCGTGACGATCCCTTGGTACTTCAGCCGTCGGAGCAATTGGTGCAGTTGGTCGCCAATAGCCAACGGCTCACGGTGGACGAAGGCAGCGAGGCCGAGTGA
- the csb2 gene encoding type I-G CRISPR-associated protein Csb2 — protein MAGLTIAWEYLTGYAVSTDPVDRNRPEWPPHPARVFMALAAAWFETGEPEDEGAALRELERLGPPELILPARSNVFERSSVTLYVPVNDKNEASAAKLQSAPAVTRNKQARTLPRNWIGHFPCRAKWPVANAIGPHVEALDRLCAKVTRLGHSSSLVRMWIEPSDALGLDEQSDHYAPTTNRGAALGHLRVASAGLLDSLPAQTRVREIERFAELDLAIRSGGGKEQKSAKAEFEAAFGEPWRSATKPPPFGRPNVRTESAYTLQRQPPADAEHSGFDHHLAILRVTSGMLPAAATLRVTSLLRKTVIKRVEEKHRKLAWINGHDPNGGKQTGDDGHVAYAPLVNVGHEHSDGALLGIAIVFPNAWKNLEERDEVFSPLLGSDAGIVLKVKQGPRVATLQPIDFNETRWTLAPEAWTSSPRGARVWASATPVVLDRFPKAERSKDRVGWTNEVAALIISACERIELPPPLSVEIDTTSWLSGAPRAYSKRRSLRGQPGVDRDAPLGDGYPFFPAKTGSASRPQVHARVEFAEPVVGPVLLGAGRFLGYGLFKPLAGGG, from the coding sequence ATGGCGGGCCTGACGATCGCCTGGGAGTATCTGACTGGCTACGCCGTCTCGACCGACCCAGTGGACCGCAACCGACCGGAGTGGCCACCCCACCCGGCACGGGTCTTCATGGCGCTTGCCGCCGCCTGGTTCGAGACCGGTGAGCCCGAGGACGAGGGCGCGGCGCTACGCGAGCTGGAGCGGCTCGGCCCGCCGGAGTTGATCCTGCCGGCGCGGAGCAATGTCTTCGAGAGGTCGAGCGTCACCCTCTACGTACCGGTCAATGATAAGAATGAGGCGTCCGCGGCGAAGCTGCAGTCGGCGCCGGCTGTCACTCGCAACAAGCAGGCTCGAACACTGCCCCGCAACTGGATTGGCCATTTCCCCTGCCGCGCTAAGTGGCCGGTCGCCAACGCAATCGGACCGCATGTTGAAGCCCTCGATCGGCTGTGTGCGAAGGTGACTCGCCTTGGGCACTCATCGTCTCTGGTCCGGATGTGGATTGAGCCAAGTGACGCCCTAGGTCTGGATGAACAATCTGACCACTACGCCCCGACGACCAATCGCGGCGCGGCCCTCGGCCATCTCCGCGTTGCTTCAGCGGGGCTTCTGGACAGCTTGCCCGCGCAAACCCGCGTGCGTGAGATCGAACGCTTCGCGGAACTTGACCTGGCCATCCGAAGCGGCGGAGGCAAGGAGCAGAAATCCGCCAAAGCAGAGTTCGAGGCGGCTTTCGGCGAGCCCTGGCGGTCGGCGACGAAACCGCCACCGTTTGGGCGCCCGAACGTCCGCACCGAGTCGGCCTATACACTGCAGCGGCAGCCGCCGGCCGATGCCGAACATTCCGGCTTCGATCACCACCTCGCCATCCTGCGGGTCACCTCCGGCATGCTCCCCGCCGCCGCCACGCTACGCGTCACGTCTTTGCTCCGCAAGACCGTGATCAAGAGGGTCGAGGAGAAACACAGGAAGCTGGCTTGGATCAACGGCCACGACCCTAATGGCGGCAAACAGACCGGCGACGACGGCCACGTCGCCTACGCACCGCTGGTGAACGTCGGCCACGAGCACTCCGACGGCGCGCTGCTCGGCATAGCCATTGTCTTCCCAAATGCCTGGAAGAACCTGGAGGAACGTGACGAGGTGTTCAGCCCTCTGCTGGGCAGCGACGCGGGCATCGTCTTGAAGGTCAAGCAGGGACCGCGCGTCGCGACTCTCCAGCCGATCGACTTCAACGAAACGCGTTGGACGCTAGCTCCCGAAGCGTGGACGTCGTCGCCCCGTGGCGCCCGGGTCTGGGCGTCGGCGACGCCGGTCGTGCTCGACCGTTTCCCGAAGGCAGAGCGATCGAAAGACCGCGTCGGCTGGACCAACGAAGTCGCTGCACTGATCATCTCCGCCTGTGAGCGTATCGAGTTGCCCCCCCCGCTGAGCGTCGAGATCGACACCACGAGTTGGCTGAGTGGCGCCCCCCGGGCGTACTCCAAGCGGCGATCGCTCCGCGGGCAGCCTGGCGTCGATCGCGACGCTCCACTCGGCGACGGCTATCCCTTCTTCCCAGCAAAGACCGGGTCGGCTTCGCGTCCCCAGGTCCACGCCCGGGTCGAGTTCGCCGAGCCCGTTGTCGGCCCGGTGCTGCTCGGCGCCGGTCGATTCCTTGGGTACGGCCTTTTCAAGCCGCTCGCGGGGGGAGGCTAA
- the cas3g gene encoding type I-G CRISPR-associated helicase/endonuclease Cas3g produces MGAGTFGEFFKALHDGCEPYDWQTRLAESTVAGEWPDYIDLPTGAGKTACLDIAVYALARQAELPSAERRAPRRLFFCVNRRVIVDEAYRRSLDIAKKLADAEGNPGPLGQVAAALRRIAGEGSNPTAPALDVLQLRGGAYRDNRWARSVTQPTIVTTTVDQLGSRLLFRGYGVSNSAAPIQAALIAYDSLVLLDEAHISRPFSQTLKGVGGYLSKEWNEQPIDVAPMRVVPMTATPPADGAEGFALTLEDRGNKGLARRLEALKPAELVATKNAKDTVGKAIERAKKLAEGDTPTAVAVMVNRVATARAIHAELRKKLGEAFPLELVIGSMRPIDRDAQTERINGFLDRREGGHTPHASIVVSTQCLEVGADYDFDVLVTECASLDALRQRFGRLNRGGRLIEARATILSGGAKKDDPIYGDAQKATWDWLHERKNDDGVVDFGIDAFNNLLRSEGEAAVIPPELLAPSAHADAPVMLPVYVDFWRQTSPRPTPDPDVGLFLHGPERTATDVRVCWRADLDEGAQEEWADIVSLVPPTSPECLSVPIGRLKRWLAGERLEDDKPDRAIETDLLGVTATDDAPIASSSVQRAAVLWRGREGSEALQSLKDLRPGDTLVLPAAAGGWDVLGHVPDATEQTIDVAEQAYSLANHRALLRLHPSTRPLWGAPEPDGDVEPAAEAIRALMDYATADPEEHATSDQGLLELLAAAADTIGDEDWKERFCRLADQDSQKLWIDRYPPKGGKPQGLVLRTKNRLGEQNALPALDDGEDDPSRSRDPVSLEDHVRHVVKFLKQTLGTLPLGDVADALERAAELHDDGKADPRFQAYLQGKPRTARDLNSPFAKSGGVRRARWEDRVARERAGLPEGFRHELLSLQLAERRDDLPDDPHLRDLVLHLVASHHGHAAPFVPVVVDPELPGLRIGGTELSAADRAGAVPPHRLDSGVVDRFWRLVRRHGWWGLSYLEATLRLADQQASAAEDRS; encoded by the coding sequence ATGGGCGCCGGTACGTTTGGAGAGTTCTTCAAGGCGTTGCACGACGGCTGCGAGCCCTACGACTGGCAGACCCGGCTTGCCGAGTCGACGGTGGCAGGCGAATGGCCCGACTACATCGACCTGCCCACCGGCGCTGGCAAGACGGCCTGCCTGGACATCGCCGTCTACGCCCTGGCGCGGCAGGCCGAACTGCCGTCCGCCGAACGCAGGGCGCCCCGCCGGCTGTTCTTCTGCGTCAACCGCCGCGTCATCGTCGACGAGGCGTACCGTCGGTCGCTCGACATCGCCAAGAAGCTCGCCGACGCCGAGGGGAACCCCGGACCGCTCGGCCAGGTCGCCGCAGCTCTACGACGGATTGCCGGTGAGGGAAGCAACCCGACGGCGCCCGCGCTCGACGTGCTTCAACTCCGCGGCGGCGCCTACCGCGACAACCGGTGGGCCCGGTCGGTCACACAGCCCACGATTGTCACCACGACGGTCGATCAGCTCGGCTCGCGGCTGCTGTTCCGCGGGTACGGCGTCTCGAACTCGGCGGCCCCGATCCAGGCAGCCCTCATCGCCTATGACAGCCTCGTGCTGCTCGACGAGGCCCACATCAGCCGCCCGTTCTCGCAGACACTCAAGGGGGTCGGGGGCTATCTCTCCAAAGAGTGGAACGAGCAGCCGATCGATGTCGCGCCAATGCGAGTCGTCCCGATGACCGCGACGCCGCCCGCGGATGGCGCCGAGGGCTTCGCGCTGACGCTCGAAGATCGAGGGAACAAGGGGCTCGCCCGACGCCTGGAGGCTCTCAAACCGGCGGAACTCGTTGCGACGAAGAACGCCAAAGACACCGTCGGGAAAGCGATCGAGAGGGCCAAAAAGTTGGCCGAAGGCGATACGCCCACCGCCGTCGCCGTGATGGTCAACCGAGTCGCCACCGCCCGAGCGATCCACGCGGAGTTACGAAAGAAGCTCGGCGAAGCGTTCCCGCTTGAGCTGGTCATCGGCTCGATGCGGCCGATCGACCGAGACGCCCAGACTGAACGCATCAATGGCTTCCTAGACCGTAGAGAAGGCGGTCACACGCCGCATGCGTCGATCGTCGTTTCGACGCAGTGTCTTGAAGTCGGCGCCGACTACGACTTCGACGTCCTGGTGACCGAGTGCGCGTCGCTCGACGCGCTGCGGCAACGGTTCGGCCGTCTCAATCGCGGCGGCCGGTTGATCGAGGCTCGCGCGACGATCCTGTCCGGTGGCGCCAAGAAGGACGACCCCATCTACGGCGACGCTCAGAAGGCGACCTGGGATTGGCTCCACGAGCGAAAGAACGACGACGGAGTCGTCGACTTCGGGATCGACGCGTTCAACAACCTTCTGCGTAGCGAGGGCGAGGCGGCCGTGATCCCGCCGGAGCTGCTCGCTCCGTCCGCGCACGCTGACGCGCCGGTGATGCTGCCGGTCTACGTCGATTTCTGGCGGCAGACTTCGCCCCGGCCGACGCCCGACCCGGACGTGGGCCTCTTCCTGCATGGGCCGGAGCGAACCGCGACCGACGTCCGCGTCTGCTGGCGGGCTGACCTTGATGAAGGCGCCCAGGAAGAGTGGGCAGACATTGTGTCCCTCGTGCCCCCGACGTCGCCCGAGTGCCTGAGCGTGCCGATCGGCAGGCTGAAGCGTTGGCTCGCGGGCGAGCGTCTGGAGGACGACAAACCCGATAGAGCCATCGAAACCGACCTACTCGGCGTCACCGCGACGGACGACGCGCCCATCGCGTCGTCATCGGTCCAGCGGGCCGCGGTGCTGTGGCGGGGGCGTGAGGGGAGTGAGGCGCTGCAGTCGCTCAAGGACCTGCGGCCGGGCGACACGCTAGTTCTGCCCGCCGCGGCGGGCGGCTGGGACGTGCTGGGCCACGTCCCCGACGCCACGGAGCAGACGATCGACGTGGCAGAACAAGCCTACTCGCTCGCCAACCACCGGGCCCTCTTGCGGCTCCACCCTAGCACACGACCGCTATGGGGAGCCCCAGAGCCCGACGGTGACGTGGAACCGGCCGCGGAGGCGATCCGAGCGTTGATGGATTATGCGACCGCCGACCCCGAAGAGCACGCAACCTCCGACCAGGGCTTGCTCGAGTTGCTTGCCGCCGCGGCCGACACGATCGGCGACGAGGACTGGAAAGAGCGCTTCTGTCGTTTGGCTGATCAGGATTCGCAGAAATTGTGGATCGATCGTTACCCGCCCAAGGGGGGCAAGCCGCAAGGCCTGGTGCTACGCACAAAGAACCGGCTCGGCGAGCAGAACGCTCTCCCCGCTCTGGACGACGGTGAAGACGACCCGTCCCGCAGCCGCGACCCCGTCTCGCTCGAAGATCATGTCCGACACGTCGTCAAGTTCTTGAAGCAGACGCTCGGCACGCTGCCGCTAGGCGACGTCGCCGATGCCTTGGAGCGAGCCGCCGAACTGCACGACGACGGCAAGGCGGACCCCCGGTTCCAGGCCTACCTGCAAGGCAAGCCGCGGACCGCTCGCGACCTTAACAGCCCGTTCGCCAAGTCGGGGGGCGTCCGCCGCGCACGATGGGAGGACCGGGTCGCGCGTGAGCGGGCGGGGCTCCCCGAGGGGTTCCGCCACGAGTTGCTCTCGCTCCAACTCGCCGAGCGTCGCGACGACCTGCCCGACGACCCGCACTTGCGCGACCTTGTGCTGCACCTCGTCGCCTCGCACCACGGCCACGCGGCGCCGTTCGTCCCGGTGGTCGTTGATCCCGAGCTTCCGGGGCTCCGGATCGGCGGAACCGAGCTCTCGGCGGCCGATCGCGCCGGGGCGGTCCCCCCGCACCGGCTCGACTCGGGAGTTGTCGACCGTTTCTGGCGGCTGGTGCGGCGGCACGGCTGGTGGGGCCTGTCGTACCTCGAGGCGACGCTCCGACTGGCCGATCAGCAAGCCAGCGCCGCGGAGGACCGATCGTGA
- a CDS encoding type I-G CRISPR-associated protein, Cas3-extension family gives MSDIEQEGLALPGLDGTNPLGFLAALGLVSTVAMARGMQSVGVRWQASVDRCFPAVTGFNSVDEVVSALTDALRLGSPPSSNEFYLHLGKNLSIDPNVFREAETRAISESTWDQRSAADAIASFGCSAVVHEKLPRIQPTELHFIFGSGHQHYLETANKLLANCTPEHLKEAIEGPWRYRDEKLSFRWDPEDAREYAYRWADPGGETTRTVWGANVLAFFGVTQMLASVPSSATQLRTMGFTRADRKTFLVWPLWNRFLGISTMQSLLRSSVDDLREHSEERGLTRVLRAEKKKMGDGANYKWAFGQSEPIL, from the coding sequence GTGAGCGACATCGAGCAAGAAGGCCTGGCGCTGCCCGGCCTCGACGGCACGAACCCGCTGGGATTCCTGGCGGCGTTGGGGCTCGTGTCAACCGTGGCGATGGCTCGTGGCATGCAGTCGGTGGGGGTTCGCTGGCAGGCCAGTGTTGATCGCTGTTTCCCGGCCGTGACCGGCTTCAATAGTGTCGATGAAGTCGTGTCCGCTCTAACGGATGCGCTACGGCTCGGCTCCCCGCCGTCGAGTAACGAGTTTTACCTGCACCTAGGAAAGAACCTGTCGATTGATCCGAACGTGTTTCGCGAGGCCGAAACGCGAGCCATTTCCGAGTCGACGTGGGATCAGCGGTCGGCCGCGGATGCGATCGCGTCTTTCGGGTGCAGCGCCGTCGTCCACGAGAAGCTACCGCGCATCCAACCGACCGAACTGCACTTCATTTTCGGGTCCGGCCACCAGCATTACCTCGAAACGGCTAACAAGCTGCTTGCTAACTGCACCCCCGAACACCTGAAAGAAGCCATTGAAGGCCCTTGGCGCTACCGTGACGAGAAGCTGTCTTTTCGATGGGACCCAGAAGACGCTCGCGAGTACGCGTATCGCTGGGCCGACCCGGGCGGAGAGACTACTCGGACCGTTTGGGGCGCCAACGTCCTGGCCTTCTTCGGCGTGACTCAGATGCTGGCGAGCGTACCCTCGTCCGCCACACAGCTGCGGACAATGGGCTTCACGCGCGCAGATCGCAAGACCTTCTTAGTTTGGCCTTTGTGGAACAGGTTCCTGGGCATCTCAACCATGCAATCGCTTCTCCGCAGCTCCGTCGATGACCTTCGAGAGCACTCGGAGGAACGAGGTCTCACACGTGTGTTGCGGGCGGAGAAGAAGAAGATGGGCGACGGGGCAAACTACAAATGGGCCTTCGGCCAATCAGAGCCGATCTTGTAG
- the cas4g/cas1g gene encoding CRISPR-associated endonuclease Cas4g/Cas1g, which translates to MAAETESAVPSSDPPVGAGDAQPDLLPVRMLNEFAYCPRLGTLMWADGEWAPSLDTRQGLFTHRRVDKGDRRAVPESDAPPEEPLHARSVSLSAPGEGLTAKLDLLELDGPVATPVDYKKGKAPDLPEGAYEPERVQLCAQGLILRENGYRCDEGVLYFAGSRRRVSIPFDDALVERTRELAAAFRLAAANDRLPPPLKDSPKCPRCSLVGICLPDETNLLSAEAADEHTGGALHRKPRKLLPALSEALPLYVQQQGAFVGKSGDRLTVKLEGKKLTDARLLDVSQICLFGNVMLSAPAISELARRGTPICHFSYGGWLNAITTGLAHKNIALRIRQFEVAADPAASLGIARGIVAGKVRNQRTLLRRQLKERDKGDRNHPALTALDDYRQRAEHTTEAGSLLGLEGMAAKTYFAEFFGLLPPWSRGDTNGRNRRPPTDPANAVLSFLYSLLTKELHVAVQSVGFDPMLGVFHRPRYGRPSLALDLAEEFRPLVADSATLMLFNNGELSEESFLSRAGAVALTDAGRRSVIAAFERRLAQEVTHPIFGYRIVYRRVLEVQARLLARAVTGEIEHYPAFTTR; encoded by the coding sequence GTGGCCGCAGAAACCGAATCCGCCGTGCCGTCGAGTGATCCGCCGGTCGGCGCCGGCGACGCCCAGCCGGACCTCTTGCCGGTCCGCATGCTCAACGAGTTCGCCTACTGCCCGCGGCTCGGCACGCTAATGTGGGCCGATGGCGAATGGGCCCCCTCGCTCGACACCCGCCAGGGGCTCTTCACCCACCGCCGCGTCGACAAGGGGGACCGCAGGGCGGTCCCCGAGAGCGACGCCCCGCCCGAAGAGCCGCTGCACGCCCGTTCGGTATCCCTCTCGGCGCCGGGCGAGGGGCTCACTGCGAAGCTCGACCTCTTGGAGCTCGACGGACCGGTCGCTACGCCGGTCGATTACAAGAAGGGCAAGGCGCCAGACCTGCCCGAGGGGGCCTACGAGCCGGAGCGGGTCCAGCTCTGCGCTCAGGGGCTGATCCTCCGCGAGAATGGCTACCGCTGCGACGAGGGCGTCCTCTACTTTGCCGGCTCGCGGCGCCGCGTCTCGATCCCCTTCGACGACGCCCTAGTCGAGCGCACTCGCGAGCTGGCTGCCGCGTTCCGCCTGGCCGCCGCCAACGACCGGTTGCCCCCGCCGCTGAAGGACAGCCCGAAGTGCCCCCGCTGCTCGCTGGTCGGCATCTGCCTGCCCGACGAAACCAACCTGCTGAGCGCGGAAGCCGCGGATGAGCACACTGGCGGCGCTCTGCACCGAAAGCCACGCAAGCTGCTCCCCGCCCTCTCCGAAGCGCTGCCGCTCTACGTGCAGCAGCAAGGCGCCTTCGTCGGCAAGAGCGGTGACCGGCTGACGGTCAAGCTCGAAGGGAAAAAGCTCACCGACGCCCGGCTCCTGGACGTGTCGCAGATCTGCCTGTTCGGCAACGTGATGCTCTCGGCGCCGGCGATCAGCGAGCTCGCCCGCCGCGGGACGCCGATCTGCCACTTCAGCTACGGCGGCTGGCTGAACGCAATCACAACCGGCCTCGCCCACAAAAACATCGCCCTGCGGATTCGGCAATTTGAGGTCGCTGCCGACCCGGCCGCCTCGCTGGGGATCGCTCGCGGCATCGTCGCCGGCAAGGTCCGCAACCAACGCACGCTTCTCCGGCGTCAGCTCAAGGAGCGAGACAAGGGCGACCGCAACCACCCCGCCCTTACGGCCCTGGACGACTACCGCCAGCGTGCGGAGCATACGACCGAGGCCGGGTCGCTTCTCGGCCTGGAAGGCATGGCCGCCAAGACCTACTTCGCCGAGTTCTTCGGCCTGCTGCCTCCTTGGTCTCGCGGCGACACCAACGGCCGCAACCGCAGGCCGCCGACCGACCCGGCGAACGCCGTGTTGTCGTTCCTCTACAGCCTGCTCACCAAGGAGTTGCACGTCGCGGTGCAGTCTGTCGGCTTCGACCCGATGCTCGGCGTGTTCCACCGACCGCGTTACGGCCGCCCGTCGCTGGCGCTCGACTTGGCTGAGGAATTCCGGCCGCTCGTGGCGGACTCGGCGACGCTCATGCTCTTCAACAACGGCGAGTTATCCGAAGAGTCGTTCCTGAGCCGAGCCGGCGCCGTCGCCCTGACCGACGCCGGCCGCCGGTCGGTGATCGCCGCATTCGAGCGTCGCCTCGCCCAGGAGGTGACCCACCCAATCTTCGGCTACCGGATCGTGTACCGGCGCGTGCTGGAGGTCCAAGCCCGGCTGCTCGCCCGCGCCGTCACGGGCGAGATCGAACACTACCCCGCGTTCACGACTCGCTGA
- the cas2 gene encoding CRISPR-associated endonuclease Cas2, which produces MRHAYLICYDIATPKRLRIVHKTLKGFGDPLQFSVFRCELTKLELHDLRERLAGVLHDDEDRVMIANLGPINGRGDESIEFWGAPLSLAPDRGPTIV; this is translated from the coding sequence ATGCGTCATGCCTACCTAATCTGCTACGACATCGCGACGCCCAAACGCCTCCGCATCGTCCACAAGACGCTGAAGGGGTTCGGCGACCCGCTGCAGTTCTCGGTCTTCCGTTGCGAGCTGACGAAGCTCGAATTACATGACCTCCGAGAACGGCTGGCGGGCGTGTTGCACGACGACGAGGACCGGGTGATGATCGCCAACCTCGGCCCGATCAATGGCCGCGGCGACGAATCGATCGAGTTCTGGGGGGCGCCGCTCTCGCTCGCCCCGGATCGAGGCCCTACAATCGTGTAA